One part of the Euwallacea similis isolate ESF13 chromosome 30, ESF131.1, whole genome shotgun sequence genome encodes these proteins:
- the LOC136417870 gene encoding UDP-glycosyltransferase UGT5-like isoform X2, translating to MMKSLDLLHNDAGIIQRIPIMMKYILEGTKITLNHPKVKQLIDSEKTFDLFISEYFLSEPILIFSHIFNCPMVLLSSIGATPFINTITGNPQPISYVTQENSGNFNETLSFIDRLQNLFFYILVGFMRSYYLLPKQNELLQTLYPNSPSVYELLDRVELVLLNSHISTNEAVHLVPNMVEIGGYFVDSPKPLPNNLQNFMDEANEGVIYFSLGSHVKSKDMAPERKQMFLNIFGRLKEKVIWKFEEDLPNKPENVLIQKWCPQQDILAHPNIKLFITHGGLLSTTETIYHGVPILAIPVFADQPKNAARAVAGGYGLSINYRDDNFTETRLDYLVHEILYNPKYRENAQKRAKLYHDRAMKPMEAAVYWVEYVIRHGGVPHLKVAGINLPWYKYYMLDVFGFLALIVVLVYFVLKLVVQKFVKSYQFKKLKSE from the exons atgATGAAATCCCTTGATTTGCTGCACAACGACGCCGGGATAATCCAGCGAATTCCAATCATGATGAAATATATTCTGGAGGGtacgaaaataactttgaaccACCCCAAAGTGAAGCAACTCATAGACTCCGAAAAAACATTTGATCTCTTTATTTCCGAATACTTCCTGAGTGAGCCAATACTAATCTTCTCACACATTTTCAATTGTCCCATGGTGCTTTTGAGTAGTATAGGTGCCACTCCTTTTATTAACACCATTACCGGCAACCCTCAACCTATTTCATATGTCACTCAAGAGaattcaggaaattttaatgaaactctTTCTTTTATTGACCGATTACAAAACCTATTTTTCTATATCCTGGTGGGCTTCATGCGGAGTTATTACCTGCTGCCAAAACAGAACGAGCTGTTGCAGACGCTATATCCAAACTCACCTTCTGTTTATGAACTATTGGATAGAGTGGAGTTAGTACTGCTCAATTCTCATATCAGCACTAATGAGGCGGTTCATCTGGTTCCAAATATGGTGGAAATCGGAGGGTATTTTGTGGACTCACCCAAACCACTACCTAATAATTTGCAGAACTTTATGGATGAAGCCAATGAAGGAGTGATCTATTTCAGTCTGGGATCGCATGTGAAAAGCAAAGATATGGCACCAGAAAGGAAACAAATGtttcttaacatttttggACGGTTGAAGGAGAAGGTTATTTGGAAGTTTGAGGAAGATTTGCCTAATAAGCCTGAGAATGTTTTGATACAGAAGTGGTGTCCACAGCAAGATATTTTGG ccCATCCAAATATAAAACTCTTCATAACCCATGGAGGTCTTCTCAGCACCACTGAAACCATCTACCATGGCGTTCCAATATTGGCAATACCAGTTTTCGCAGATCAACCTAAGAATGCCGCTAGAGCTGTAGCAGGAGGTTACGGCCTCTCTATAAACTACAGAGATGACAATTTTACAGAAACACGATTAGACTATTTGGTGCACGAAATACTGTATAATCCAAAGTACCGAGAAAACGCCCAAAAACGGGCAAAATTGTACCATGATAGGGCTATGAAACCCATGGAGGCTGCAGTCTATTGGGTGGAGTACGTAATAAGACATGGTGGTGTGCCCCACTTGAAAGTAGCCGGGATAAATTTGCCGTGGTACAAGTACTACATGTTGGATGTTTTTGGGTTTTTGGCTCTGATTGTGGtattagtttattttgttttaaaattagtggTGCAAAAGTTTGTTAAGAGTTACCAATTCAAAAAGCTAAAATCTGAGTAA
- the LOC136417869 gene encoding UDP-glycosyltransferase UGT5-like, with translation MLLKSLITLIVCALLLNHGECARILGIFDMPSVSHHILCSKLMKGLAEAGHDVTMVSGHALKENFISKKNGTFTNIVLDGVVEEFEEFMKDAQVLSENKTISSGSLFDILKGFSNRTAQFMKQPKLKQLVASKPKFDLIISEYFFNDMIHVYANILDCPLVLLNSQGPTEYISPIVANPRPVSYVSHVFYQMSKNFTLIERTINLAVAIMNYSLMQLFFLRYQEKSLQDVYPGSPSIYELYDRVALILLNSHSSINEAVPLVPNMIEIGGYFIDPPKKLPKDLQEFMDGAKEGVIYFSLGSNAKSKDMTQEKKNIFLNIFGKLKQKVIWKFEEKLPNMPSNVLIKDWYPQKDILAHPNMRLFITHGGLLSTTETIYHGVPILAIPIFADQHSNAAKAVDGGYGLQLKYLDSNFTEERLEYLIKELLNNPKYKDNAKHRSRLYHDRPMPPMETAIYWVEYVIRHGGAPHLKVAGKNLHWYEYFMVDVIAFLVLVISLVVFSLKFALKKVFKRQKAKVKTN, from the exons ATGTTACTCAAGTCACTAATTACTTTAATAGTGTGCGCGTTGTTATTGAATCATGGAGAATGTGCGCGCATACTGGGCATATTTGATATGCCTTCAGTTAGCCACCATATTCTTTGTTCTAAGCTTATGAAGGGCCTTGCAGAGGCTGGACATGACGTGACAATGGTCAGCGGGCATGCGCTTAAAGAGAATttcataagtaaaaaaaatggcacgTTCACGAACATAGTACTAGATGGAGTTGTTGAAGAATTTGAAG AATTTATGAAAGACGCACAAGTACTTAgcgaaaacaaaacaatatctAGTGGAAGCCTATTCGACATACTGAAGGGCTTTTCAAATCGTACTGCTCAATTCATGAAACAACCGAAACTAAAACAGCTGGTGGCATCAAAACCAAAATTTGACTTGATAATTTCTGAGTATTTCTTCAATGATATGATTCACGTTTATGCGAACATTTTAGATTGCCCTTTAGTGCTGCTCAATAGCCAAGGTCCTACTGAATACATCAGTCCTATTGTCGCGAACCCACGTCCTGTCTCTTACGTGTCGCACGTATTTTACCAAATGTCCAAGAATTTCACACTTATCGAAAGGACAATTAACCTAGCCGTAGCTATTATGAATTATAGCCTCATGCAATTGTTTTTCCTCCGCTACCAAGAAAAATCACTTCAAGATGTATACCCAGGCTCTCCATCTATATACGAGTTATATGATAGAGTGGCACTGATACTTCTAAATTCGCATTCAAGTATAAATGAAGCCGTCCCGTTGGTGCCTAACATGATAGAAATCGGCGGGTACTTTATCGATCCTCCCAAAAAGTTACCTAAAGATCTGCAAGAATTCATGGACGGTGCTAAAGAGGGGGTGATCTACTTTAGTCTGGGATCGAATGCGAAAAGCAAGGATATGACCCAGGAGAAGaagaacatatttttgaacatcTTCGGAAAGTTGAAACAGAAAGTGATTTggaaatttgaggaaaaattgcCTAATATGCCTTCGAACGTTTTGATTAAGGATTGGTACCCACAAAAGGATATTTTAG cTCACCCCAACATGAGACTATTCATCACCCATGGAGGTCTACTCAGCACCACTGAAACCATTTACCATGGGGTCCCCATCCTGGCCATCCCAATTTTTGCTGATCAACATTCGAACGCTGCCAAAGCTGTCGATGGTGGGTACGGCCTTCAGCTAAAATATCTCGATTCCAACTTCACTGAAGAACGGttggaatatttaattaaagagtTATTAAATAACCCGAAATATAAAGATAATGCGAAACATAGATCACGATTATACCATGACAGGCCCATGCCGCCAATGGAAACTGCTATCTACTGGGTAGAGTACGTAATAAGGCATGGAGGAGCGCCCCATTTGAAAGTAGCAGGCAAAAATCTGCACTGGTACGAGTACTTTATGGTTGAtgttattgcatttttggttttggttATTTCACTGgttgttttttctttgaagtttgctcttaaaaaggtttttaaaagGCAAAAGGCAAAAGTAAAAACTAACTAA